From the Gemmatimonas sp. UBA7669 genome, one window contains:
- a CDS encoding NAD(P)/FAD-dependent oxidoreductase: MTEPVIIVGAGIAGLVCAIELQRAGVPVKVFEQADEVGGRVRSTVQNGFVLDHGFQVLFTAYPTLNRYLDASALAYRPFIPGAMISRNGRAALVGDAWRDPSLLLDTLLASVISLGDKMRLLALRQHARGLSLDECFTGPHAALSTRAFLQQRGFSEAAINGFFAPFYGGILLDRTLSTSASILLFTFRMLAEGDTVVPAAGIGAISAHLAAQLAPGTVHTTRRVERVLVDGGRASGVVTSDGAVHGASQVVLATEAPATAQLAQSVGLSLGLPTASRGCTTLYYTAARTPIPGRALWLNADQDAVVSHAITLTDVAPEYSASGRPLIAATCLGEAAALDDATLDARAQSELLRLHGAPAGETQLERVAIWRVPYAQFAQPPGWWATRPQAATSVPGLLLAGEALHSSSLEGAARGGVAAAAAVTSAVSSAHP; this comes from the coding sequence ATGACGGAACCCGTCATCATTGTAGGTGCCGGTATCGCCGGTCTCGTCTGCGCCATCGAGCTGCAGCGGGCCGGCGTGCCGGTGAAGGTCTTTGAGCAGGCCGACGAGGTGGGCGGCCGGGTGCGCAGCACGGTGCAGAACGGCTTCGTGCTCGATCACGGTTTTCAGGTGCTGTTCACCGCCTACCCCACGCTCAATCGCTATCTCGATGCGTCGGCGCTGGCGTACCGACCATTCATTCCGGGCGCGATGATTTCGCGCAACGGACGCGCGGCGCTGGTGGGTGATGCCTGGCGTGATCCGAGTCTGCTGCTGGATACCTTGTTGGCGTCGGTCATTTCGCTGGGTGACAAAATGCGGCTGCTGGCGCTCAGGCAACACGCGCGTGGCCTCTCACTCGACGAGTGTTTTACCGGACCACATGCCGCGCTGAGCACGCGGGCGTTTCTGCAACAGCGCGGCTTCAGCGAGGCCGCCATCAACGGCTTCTTTGCCCCGTTCTACGGCGGCATTCTGCTCGATCGCACGCTGTCCACCAGCGCCTCCATTCTGCTGTTCACCTTCCGCATGCTGGCCGAGGGGGACACGGTGGTGCCGGCGGCGGGTATCGGCGCCATCTCCGCACATCTGGCGGCACAACTCGCGCCGGGCACGGTGCACACCACACGTCGTGTGGAACGGGTGCTGGTTGATGGTGGACGGGCGTCGGGTGTCGTGACGAGTGATGGCGCTGTGCATGGGGCGTCGCAGGTGGTGCTGGCCACCGAGGCGCCGGCCACGGCGCAACTGGCACAGTCGGTCGGGCTCTCCCTCGGATTGCCGACAGCGTCACGCGGTTGCACCACGCTGTACTACACGGCTGCCAGGACACCCATTCCCGGTCGGGCTCTGTGGCTCAACGCCGACCAGGATGCCGTGGTCAGCCATGCCATCACGCTGACCGATGTGGCGCCGGAGTACTCGGCCAGCGGGCGCCCGTTGATTGCGGCGACCTGTCTCGGCGAGGCGGCCGCGCTCGACGACGCCACACTTGACGCGCGCGCGCAATCTGAACTGCTGCGTCTGCATGGCGCGCCGGCCGGCGAGACGCAGCTCGAACGCGTGGCCATCTGGCGGGTACCCTATGCACAGTTCGCCCAGCCACCCGGTTGGTGGGCTACTCGCCCACAGGCTGCCACCTCGGTGCCTGGTCTCCTGCTCGCCGGCGAAGCCTTGCACTCGAGTTCCCTCGAAGGCGCCGCGCGTGGTGGAGTGGCCGCAGCGGCGGCCGTGACTTCGGCTGTGTCATCGGCCCACCCGTAA
- a CDS encoding outer membrane protein has translation MKRTLRTLGVLAALALPASLTAQASSEKTIGFGVSGGLSLPMGDLSDGVEAGYNVAGHVYLKPAALKAFRLRGDVSYDSWSGKVDGVSASSLGFMGNVVFDLGTSGSSVKPYILGGVGMHNGKSKASFGGADVEFSNTDLAIQAGAGLTFQLSGFSTFAEARFVNVFGEDDSANWLPIVFGIRF, from the coding sequence ATGAAGCGTACCCTTCGTACCCTCGGCGTTCTGGCCGCCCTCGCGCTGCCTGCCTCGCTCACCGCCCAGGCCAGCAGCGAAAAGACCATTGGCTTCGGTGTCTCCGGTGGCCTGTCCCTTCCCATGGGCGACCTGAGCGACGGCGTGGAAGCCGGCTACAACGTGGCCGGTCACGTGTATCTCAAGCCCGCCGCCCTCAAGGCCTTCCGTCTGCGTGGTGACGTGAGCTACGACAGCTGGAGCGGCAAAGTCGATGGGGTGAGCGCCAGCTCGCTCGGCTTCATGGGCAACGTCGTGTTTGACCTTGGCACTTCGGGCAGCTCTGTCAAGCCGTACATCCTCGGTGGCGTCGGCATGCACAACGGCAAGTCGAAGGCGTCGTTCGGTGGAGCAGACGTGGAGTTCAGCAATACGGATCTGGCCATTCAGGCCGGCGCGGGCCTCACCTTCCAGCTCTCCGGCTTCTCCACCTTTGCCGAAGCGCGCTTCGTGAACGTGTTCGGTGAGGACGACAGCGCCAACTGGCTGCCCATCGTCTTCGGTATCCGCTTCTGA
- the argH gene encoding argininosuccinate lyase, with product MSSSDSGTHKLWGGRFAGGPSPLLDAINRSIGTDFRLWPHDIRLSRAWALALGEAGVLTREEAEQLRAGLDRVGVRLAEGAQPVATDEDIHTMIDRLLHEEAGTVASKLHTGRSRNDQVATASRLWTIDACHKLDAAIRELQQALLTQATSIADAILPAYTHLQRAQPVSGAHWLLSHFWPLERDRTRLANAARGAATLPLGSGAIAGSAFPVNRELIRNELGFHAISPNSIDATGDRDFVAETLFVSTMTAVHCSRIAEDLIIYGSSEFGFVRFGDGFSTGSSMMPQKRNPDVFELARGGGARVLGDLVSLLGTIKGLPSGYSKDLQDDKRALFNAIDLLHLVLPAMAGAISELRFDRARMRAAVSSAMMATDLADYLVKKGATFREAHGAVGSLVRQAEEAGIEMTELPTEAFAQAHVLFGADARDALGAEASLAARNIAGGTGPEAVRAQLAQAAAALAAPALA from the coding sequence ATGTCCTCCTCCGACTCCGGCACCCACAAGCTCTGGGGTGGTCGCTTCGCCGGCGGCCCCTCGCCGCTGCTTGACGCCATCAACCGCTCCATCGGCACCGACTTCCGCCTCTGGCCGCACGACATCCGCCTGTCGCGGGCTTGGGCGCTCGCGCTCGGCGAGGCCGGGGTGCTCACGCGCGAGGAAGCCGAGCAACTGCGCGCGGGTCTCGATCGCGTGGGCGTGCGACTGGCCGAAGGCGCGCAGCCCGTCGCGACGGACGAAGACATTCACACCATGATCGATCGCCTGCTGCACGAAGAGGCGGGCACTGTGGCGTCCAAGTTGCATACCGGACGCTCGCGCAACGATCAGGTGGCCACCGCGTCGCGTCTCTGGACCATCGACGCCTGCCACAAACTCGACGCGGCCATCCGCGAGTTGCAGCAGGCGCTGCTCACGCAGGCCACCAGCATTGCCGACGCCATTCTGCCGGCCTACACACACCTGCAGCGCGCGCAGCCCGTGAGCGGCGCGCACTGGTTGCTCTCGCACTTCTGGCCGCTCGAGCGCGATCGCACGCGTCTCGCCAACGCCGCGCGCGGTGCGGCCACGCTGCCACTGGGCTCGGGGGCGATTGCCGGCTCGGCGTTCCCGGTGAACCGTGAGCTCATCAGAAACGAGCTCGGTTTTCACGCCATCTCGCCCAACAGCATCGACGCCACGGGCGACCGTGACTTCGTGGCCGAAACGCTGTTTGTGTCCACCATGACGGCCGTGCACTGCTCGCGCATTGCCGAGGACCTCATCATTTACGGGTCCAGTGAATTTGGGTTTGTGCGGTTTGGCGACGGCTTCAGCACGGGCAGCAGCATGATGCCGCAGAAGCGCAATCCCGATGTGTTCGAACTCGCACGAGGCGGCGGCGCGCGCGTGCTGGGTGATCTCGTCTCGCTGCTCGGCACCATCAAGGGCCTGCCCAGCGGATACAGCAAGGACCTGCAGGACGACAAGCGCGCGCTGTTCAATGCCATCGACCTGCTGCATCTGGTGCTGCCCGCCATGGCTGGGGCAATCAGTGAGCTGCGCTTCGATCGGGCACGCATGCGGGCGGCCGTGTCGAGTGCCATGATGGCCACCGATCTCGCCGACTATCTCGTGAAGAAGGGCGCGACCTTCCGTGAAGCGCATGGCGCCGTGGGGTCGCTGGTGCGTCAGGCGGAGGAGGCGGGCATCGAGATGACTGAGCTGCCAACCGAGGCGTTTGCACAGGCGCATGTGTTGTTTGGTGCGGATGCGCGTGACGCCTTGGGCGCCGAGGCTTCGCTGGCGGCACGTAATATCGCCGGCGGCACGGGTCCCGAAGCGGTGCGTGCCCAGCTCGCGCAGGCCGCGGCCGCGCTTGCCGCACCGGCACTCGCGTGA
- the argB gene encoding acetylglutamate kinase, with protein MILVKLGGRTQNDPALPAALAALWQSSGGRVVVVHGGGDQISALQRLRGEEPVFIGGRRVTTDTALELVRMVLSGLANKQMVSALVAAGAPAVGISGEDAGLLRATPIDVVQFGHSGTPATVDARVVHALLAAGFLPVISPVAARADHDVAGAYNVNGDDAAAAIAAALGADELYLMADVPGVLDGEKQRIARLSLDAARALVASGVAGGGMAAKLDACAMALAGGVHRVRIGDLAALTVPSAGTAIVAREDATAVDLSR; from the coding sequence ATGATTCTCGTCAAGCTTGGCGGACGGACGCAGAACGACCCCGCGCTCCCGGCGGCCCTGGCGGCACTCTGGCAGTCCTCGGGCGGCCGGGTGGTCGTGGTGCATGGCGGCGGTGACCAGATCTCGGCGTTGCAGCGTCTGCGCGGCGAGGAGCCGGTGTTCATCGGTGGGCGGCGCGTGACGACTGACACGGCACTGGAGCTGGTGCGCATGGTGCTGTCCGGTCTCGCCAACAAGCAGATGGTGAGCGCGCTGGTGGCGGCCGGCGCGCCGGCGGTGGGCATCAGTGGGGAAGATGCGGGCCTGCTGCGCGCCACCCCCATTGATGTGGTGCAGTTCGGGCACAGCGGCACGCCGGCCACGGTGGATGCGCGCGTGGTGCACGCCCTGCTCGCTGCGGGGTTCCTGCCGGTCATTTCGCCGGTGGCCGCGCGCGCCGATCATGACGTGGCCGGCGCGTACAACGTGAACGGTGACGATGCCGCCGCGGCCATTGCCGCAGCGCTTGGCGCCGACGAGCTGTATCTGATGGCCGACGTGCCGGGCGTGCTGGACGGTGAGAAGCAGCGCATTGCGCGGCTGTCGCTCGACGCGGCGCGTGCGTTGGTGGCGAGCGGTGTGGCGGGTGGTGGTATGGCCGCCAAGTTGGACGCTTGCGCGATGGCGCTGGCGGGAGGTGTGCATCGGGTGCGGATCGGAGATCTGGCCGCACTCACTGTCCCCAGCGCGGGGACCGCGATCGTTGCGCGCGAGGACGCAACGGCTGTCGATCTTTCCAGGTAG
- the argR gene encoding arginine repressor — protein MSDKSERHHAIRDIVTSHVVASQEELRKQLARRGWAVTQSTLSRDLRELRLARIPDGQGHVRYAFPEQNGGDMARLERMLPELLVGVEGVQVLVVARTMKSGAQPVAEALDQLEWPDVAGTIAGDDTVLIICRSPEGRERVLRKLRAYIP, from the coding sequence GTGTCCGACAAATCCGAACGCCACCACGCCATCCGTGACATTGTCACGTCGCATGTCGTGGCCAGTCAGGAGGAGCTGCGCAAGCAGCTGGCCCGACGAGGCTGGGCGGTGACGCAGTCCACGCTGTCCCGCGACCTCCGCGAGCTGCGCCTCGCGCGCATTCCCGACGGGCAGGGTCACGTGCGCTACGCCTTTCCCGAGCAGAACGGCGGCGACATGGCGCGTCTCGAGCGGATGCTGCCGGAACTGCTGGTGGGCGTGGAGGGGGTACAGGTGCTGGTGGTGGCGCGCACCATGAAGTCGGGGGCGCAGCCGGTGGCCGAAGCGCTGGACCAGTTGGAATGGCCGGATGTTGCCGGTACCATTGCAGGGGACGATACCGTCCTCATCATCTGCCGCAGCCCCGAAGGGCGCGAGCGGGTACTCCGGAAGTTGCGGGCGTATATCCCCTGA
- a CDS encoding DUF3332 family protein: protein MRSVFVRRATMAGLLAATAFSSTACFGSFPLTRKLYAFNKGISSDKWVQELFFLATGVLLPVYGVAGLIDIVILNSMEFWTGEPALASGPETKTKTVARGDVSITQTMTKHPSGARTMVLEESVKGQFKSRTTLHQAAGAHLVTAETVYADGRTETRTLTRDEAGALSVASAGKAPRTLTPAEVEPMVTKVQQLQASALAGR from the coding sequence ATGCGTTCTGTCTTCGTCCGCCGCGCCACCATGGCCGGCCTGCTCGCCGCGACTGCCTTCAGCAGCACGGCCTGCTTTGGCAGCTTCCCGCTCACGCGCAAGCTCTACGCGTTCAACAAGGGCATTTCGTCGGACAAGTGGGTGCAGGAACTGTTCTTCCTGGCCACGGGTGTCTTGCTCCCGGTGTACGGCGTGGCCGGCCTCATCGACATCGTCATTCTGAACTCCATGGAGTTCTGGACCGGCGAGCCGGCCCTGGCCTCGGGACCGGAGACGAAGACCAAGACGGTGGCGCGTGGCGACGTCAGCATCACCCAGACCATGACGAAGCACCCCTCCGGCGCGCGCACCATGGTGCTCGAAGAGTCCGTGAAGGGGCAGTTCAAGAGCCGCACCACGCTGCATCAGGCGGCCGGCGCACACCTCGTCACCGCCGAAACGGTGTATGCCGATGGTCGCACGGAAACGCGTACCCTCACGCGCGATGAAGCGGGCGCGCTCAGCGTGGCATCGGCCGGCAAGGCACCGCGCACACTCACCCCGGCTGAAGTGGAGCCCATGGTGACCAAGGTGCAGCAGCTGCAGGCTTCGGCGCTCGCGGGGCGTTAA
- a CDS encoding HAD family hydrolase, whose product MSSSAVKSAGLSFKARRYHGVVFDCDGVLVDSERITNRVWAGLLTEIGLPTTTEQSLATYMGNTMARCLEIVEERLGRAAPDDLLPRFHVAARDALARDVVAVEGIVALLDALDARGIPYAVASNGEHEKMRTTLGATGLLSRFEGRRFSASDVAHPKPAPDLYLHAARAMGLEPTDTLAVEDSPLGVQAAHAAGLTVVGYAELVSPERLMTAGAVTTVAQLSQLHGLWEMDEPK is encoded by the coding sequence GTGAGTTCTTCGGCGGTGAAGTCTGCGGGTCTGTCGTTCAAGGCACGGCGCTACCACGGCGTGGTGTTCGACTGCGACGGCGTGCTGGTGGACAGCGAGCGCATCACGAACCGGGTGTGGGCGGGTTTGCTGACGGAGATCGGACTGCCCACCACCACGGAGCAATCGCTGGCCACCTACATGGGCAACACGATGGCGCGCTGCCTCGAGATCGTGGAGGAGCGTTTGGGTCGTGCGGCGCCCGACGACCTGCTGCCGCGATTCCATGTGGCGGCGCGGGACGCATTGGCCCGCGATGTGGTGGCCGTGGAGGGCATCGTGGCCCTGCTCGATGCGCTCGATGCGAGGGGCATTCCCTATGCGGTGGCCAGCAACGGTGAGCACGAGAAGATGCGCACAACCCTCGGGGCCACCGGGTTGCTGTCGCGCTTTGAGGGGCGCCGTTTCTCCGCCAGTGATGTGGCGCATCCCAAGCCCGCACCGGATCTGTATCTGCACGCAGCGCGGGCAATGGGGCTCGAGCCGACGGACACGCTGGCCGTTGAGGACAGTCCGCTTGGCGTGCAGGCAGCGCATGCGGCGGGTCTCACGGTCGTCGGCTATGCGGAACTGGTGTCACCCGAGCGACTCATGACTGCGGGTGCCGTGACAACGGTGGCACAGCTGTCACAACTGCACGGGCTCTGGGAGATGGACGAGCCGAAATAG
- a CDS encoding outer membrane beta-barrel protein, which produces MILFAARGSTMRWQATMLALTSALVVGTAETSAAQSAPNSGFGAGTRLVSVGLLAGGDYSGTGVGGQVEWGVRNVGRTTLSLGAFVGVQRESTGAGSLEVTTSALPIMAVGNVHFPLGSNERLDMYAGASLGIVRVSLKSEAGNVGSSSASDTNTGGGVQVGVRYRAASRLSLMGQLGLVDLPLIMAGLSLRL; this is translated from the coding sequence ATGATTCTTTTTGCAGCGAGGGGCAGCACCATGCGGTGGCAGGCGACGATGCTTGCGCTCACGAGTGCCCTGGTGGTCGGCACGGCCGAGACCAGCGCGGCACAGTCAGCGCCCAACAGTGGTTTCGGTGCGGGCACCAGGCTGGTCTCAGTCGGCCTGCTGGCTGGCGGCGACTACAGTGGCACCGGCGTTGGCGGACAGGTCGAGTGGGGCGTGCGCAACGTCGGTCGCACCACGCTCTCGCTGGGTGCCTTCGTGGGCGTGCAGCGTGAAAGTACGGGCGCCGGCTCCCTCGAGGTGACCACCAGTGCGCTGCCCATCATGGCCGTGGGCAACGTCCATTTCCCCCTCGGATCCAACGAGCGTCTCGACATGTATGCGGGCGCCAGCCTGGGCATTGTGCGTGTCTCGCTGAAGTCCGAGGCCGGCAATGTGGGCAGCAGCAGCGCCTCCGACACCAACACGGGCGGCGGTGTGCAGGTGGGTGTCCGCTACCGCGCCGCTTCGCGCCTCTCCCTCATGGGACAGCTCGGCCTCGTTGATCTTCCGTTGATCATGGCCGGCCTATCTTTGCGCTTGTAG
- a CDS encoding outer membrane beta-barrel protein, with the protein MTRHSPSLFALAAAAVLAIPSMASAQATGPFEVGSKVGSIGFMAGGDYEGAGLGVQGEVGFKKLGNTVLGLGGFVGIQRDSETVFGSKYTSTVIPIMAIGNVHFPIASQPKLDLFAGASLGFVSVNVEVEGTGLGDFDAGDSDIGFGIQGGARYNLSNKLSLMGQVGVGDIPLIFAGVSIKF; encoded by the coding sequence ATGACACGTCACTCCCCGTCCCTGTTCGCCCTCGCTGCGGCCGCCGTGCTGGCCATTCCGTCGATGGCATCCGCCCAGGCCACCGGCCCCTTCGAAGTCGGTTCCAAGGTGGGCTCCATCGGCTTCATGGCAGGCGGTGACTACGAAGGCGCTGGCCTCGGAGTGCAGGGCGAAGTCGGCTTCAAGAAGCTTGGCAACACGGTGCTTGGCCTCGGCGGCTTTGTGGGTATCCAGCGCGACAGCGAGACCGTGTTCGGCAGCAAGTACACCAGCACGGTCATCCCCATCATGGCCATCGGCAACGTGCACTTCCCCATCGCCTCGCAGCCCAAGCTCGACCTGTTCGCCGGCGCCAGCCTTGGCTTTGTCAGCGTGAACGTTGAGGTCGAGGGCACGGGCCTTGGCGATTTCGACGCCGGCGACAGCGACATCGGCTTCGGCATCCAGGGCGGCGCGCGCTACAACCTCTCCAACAAGCTCTCGCTCATGGGTCAGGTTGGTGTGGGCGACATCCCGCTCATCTTTGCCGGTGTGTCGATCAAGTTCTGA
- the argC gene encoding N-acetyl-gamma-glutamyl-phosphate reductase, protein MHTIPVENQPSFRVGVLGASGYSGRELCALVLGHPQLTLAFATAHSQKGSTLRVKAAGRVHEVPLIGPDEADLAGADLVFAALPHGASAEWVARVIAAGTRVVDLSSDLRPGHGGVVHELPAGVPQDAPYGLPELFRDGLRGARVVANPGCYATSVLVALAPLARAGLIAPGGTVSIAAASGVSGAGVTPKFEYLFAEVTENYRAYGVGNSHRHLFEMRDTMSRLGADCDLLFTPHLLPVDRGILSTISVPLSRPLTDALEPYRAAYAAEPFVELTTGLPALADVQHRNVVRIGAVLPTGMRQPTLLVFSAIDNLVKGAAGQAVQNANLMLGLDEAAGLMR, encoded by the coding sequence ATGCATACTATTCCGGTTGAAAATCAACCGTCATTTCGCGTCGGCGTGCTGGGCGCCTCGGGTTACTCGGGGCGCGAACTCTGCGCGCTGGTGCTTGGCCATCCGCAGCTCACGCTGGCCTTTGCCACGGCGCACTCGCAAAAGGGCAGCACCCTGCGTGTGAAGGCGGCGGGCCGCGTGCACGAGGTGCCGCTCATTGGACCTGATGAAGCGGATCTCGCGGGCGCCGATCTCGTCTTTGCGGCTCTGCCGCATGGCGCGAGCGCCGAGTGGGTGGCGCGGGTGATTGCCGCGGGCACGCGCGTGGTGGACCTGTCCAGCGACCTGCGTCCGGGGCATGGTGGTGTGGTGCACGAGCTGCCGGCCGGTGTGCCGCAGGATGCACCCTATGGTTTGCCCGAGCTGTTCCGCGACGGGCTGCGCGGCGCGCGTGTTGTGGCCAATCCCGGCTGCTATGCCACGAGCGTGCTGGTGGCGCTGGCGCCGCTCGCGCGCGCGGGGCTCATCGCGCCGGGCGGTACGGTGAGCATTGCGGCCGCCAGCGGCGTGAGCGGCGCCGGTGTCACGCCCAAGTTCGAATATCTGTTTGCCGAAGTCACCGAGAACTACCGGGCCTACGGCGTGGGCAACAGTCATCGCCATCTCTTCGAGATGCGCGACACCATGTCGCGTCTGGGTGCGGACTGCGACCTGCTCTTCACCCCGCACCTCTTGCCGGTGGATCGTGGCATTCTCAGCACCATCTCGGTGCCGCTGTCGCGTCCGCTGACGGATGCGCTCGAGCCCTATCGCGCGGCGTATGCGGCGGAGCCCTTTGTGGAACTCACGACGGGACTGCCGGCGCTGGCCGACGTGCAGCATCGCAATGTGGTGCGCATCGGGGCCGTGTTGCCCACGGGCATGCGGCAGCCCACGCTGCTCGTGTTCAGTGCGATCGACAATCTGGTCAAGGGCGCGGCAGGTCAGGCCGTGCAGAACGCCAATCTCATGCTGGGGCTCGACGAAGCCGCCGGCCTCATGCGGTAA